A section of the Festucalex cinctus isolate MCC-2025b chromosome 7, RoL_Fcin_1.0, whole genome shotgun sequence genome encodes:
- the sbk3 gene encoding putative serine/threonine-protein kinase SBK3 — protein sequence MTAANAKELDERCFLSAQAIADLKVSDHFRVLKFLGEGSYGKVMLAVHRKKGTPMALKFFPRQSTSLTSFLREYNLSLSYCTHPSLTRALGIFFSTSSHYVFAQQAGLYGDLYSVIVSEVGLDEEHVQRVMSQLSGAVSHLHALGFVHRDIKPENIFLCDGACRWVKLGDFGLTRPIGYTVGAVWYESPFCTPEVEPAKEAEKAKEVPEEEKEPMWITVEPCIDSWALGVLTYCLLTGCFPWEESTGDDAGYAKFKAWFERGSESGGKEADCYAVMQENHRNNPPPSQFRGLSSLVMALFRQLLHPEPERRGNPEEILGYLGGPWLTETEKEEKRRAEEAEREARKIREAGGGVEEEIVREGRGER from the exons ATGACA GCGGCGAACGCCAAAGAGCTGGACGAGCGCTGCTTCCTGTCGGCGCAGGCCATCGCCGACCTCAAAGTGTCCGACCACTTCCGGGTGCTCAAGTTCCTGGGCGAAGGCTCCTACGGCAAGGTCATGCTGGCCGTGCACAGGAAGAAAG GGACGCCGATGGCGCTCAAGTTCTTCCCCCGCCAGTCCACCAGTCTCACGTCCTTCCTGCGGGAGTACAACTTGTCCCTTTCCTACTGCACGCATCCCTCGCTGACGCGCGCGCTGGGCATCTTTTTTTCCACCTCGTCGCACTACGTCTTCGCCCAGCAGGCCGGCCTCTACGGCGACTTGTACAGCGTGATCGTGTCAGAG GTCGGCCTGGACGAGGAGCACGTCCAGAGGGTGATGTCGCAGCTGAGCGGCGCCGTGAGCCACCTGCACGCCCTGGGCTTCGTCCACCGGGACATCAAACCCGAGAACATCTTCCTGTGCGACGGCGCGTGCCGCTGGGTCAAACTGGGCGACTTCGGCCTGACCCGGCCCATCGGCTACACCGTCGGCGCCGTCTGGTACGAGTCGCCCTTCTGCACCCCCGAGGTGGAGCCCGCCAAGGAGGCGGAGAAGGCGAAGGAGGTcccggaggaggagaaggagccgATGTGGATCACGGTGGAGCCCTGCATCGACAGCTGGGCCCTGGGGGTCCTCACCTACTGCCTGCTGACCGGTTGCTTCCCCTGGGAGGAGAGCACCGGCGACGACGCCGGCTATGCCAAATTCAAGGCCTGGTTCGAGCGCGGGAGCGAGAGCGGCGGGAAGGAGGCCGACTGCTACGCCGTCATGCAGGAGAACCACCGGAACAACCCGCCTCCGTCACAGTTCCGCGGCCTCAGCTCGCTCGTCATGGCGCTTTTCCGGCAGCTGCTCCACCCGGAACCGGAGCGGCGAGGCAACCCCGAGGAGATCCTGGGCTACCTGGGGGGACCCTGGCTCACCGAGacggagaaggaggagaagaggaGGGCCGAGGAAGCCGAGAGGGAAGCCAGGAAAATCCGGGAGGCGGGGGGAGGAGTGGAAGAGGAGATTGTGAGGGAGGGACGAGGGGAGAGATGA